CCAAGTAGGAGTTATCAGCCCGCATCAGAGGCGGGCACGTTTCCGGTGAACTCCATCACCGTCGGCGGCCTTTCCACCATCCTTAGTAGTATATCTGGGAAATCTCCAGCCGGCCATAACGGAGGAAACAAAACGACGAGTCAAAACTCCGCATCGGGCAAGCTGGAACTTGCCAGATAATGATGCCCGGCGATATACGTCAAGGCCCGCACGTTGGCCTCCTGCTCGTTCTGGTTCAGCAATGCTCGCCGCGTCGCCTCTCGTTTGATCACATAACTGAGCATGTCCTCGGCTGCCTCCTGAAAACGCGCCGCGGATTGGGCGAGTAAAAAACGCGACGACTCTTGGTTCGGCAAAACGGCTACTAAAACGCCGAGATGCCGCAGACACACGCCCTCCGATCGGCGAAACCGATCGCGATACTCAGGCTGCGCCAGAAGATCGGCCATTCGAGCGATATACTGCTTCTCGGCTTCACGCACGAAACAGCAGGCCCGGCAACTCGCCGTTCGAGCGACCAATCGGGCAACACGAATTGCAGATACTTCGGGCTCAAGCGCGGCGGCCGCAAGCTCGGCAGCCAGCCGCTGCATCAACCGTGGAAGACCGGCGCTCAGGCCCAGCGTCGAACTGAGTGTAGCAAGCTGCCAGGTATGGAGCGGACAGAAACCTAAGTCCTCGGCGAAAAGCCGTTGGGTGCTCTCCTCCGTCGCCAATTGATATTGGAAATGGCGAAAGAAATCGAAAAGCGATTTCGCCAAGTGATCGCACACCGTGCAACCGTGGACGGCCGGTTTCTCGACATTGAGTTCAGGCTGCGACACAGAGGGCACGACCCAATCAAAACCATTGCCGGTAGGATCTGCCGCGGGCGCCTCGGCAAGGGGCTGGCCCGCAAGTATGCCTTCGCGAAGGGCTTCCAGGCGAGACCGCAGAACGGCATGGCGAGCCCTTTGCTCCGGTTTGCTCATCAGTCGCGTTGCGGAGCAATTCGATGGCGCGATCGCAAGCTTTTGCTCCATGTCCCGACGTTCGGCTTCCAACAGCCGCGTGGCGTGGTTGACGATCGCCAGAAGAAACGTGGTGGAACGGTCTTCAGCCAAGAACCTGCCCAATTCGGCTTCCAGATCGCCGATGCCGCCCGCGTCGGGTTCTTGTTGAGGGCCGTCCATTTTCGCTGCCAGGGCCGCCCGGGCCGAGACTGGGAAGATGCGAAAATCGTCCATCAAGATCTGACTGCGAAGCGTGCCGCGCAAGTATTCCAATGCCGTTGCACGATCCGATTCTTGCAGCAGATCGCACTTATTGACCACGAAAAACAACTTGCGGACGTATTGCCGAAGATCGCGCAGCAGCACAACTTCTGCTTCCGTCAGCGGCGAATCGAGGGCGGTGACGAACAACACGGCGTCACAGTGCGGCAGAAATTGATAGGTCGTTGCCGTGTTGGCGCCGACAGCCGACCCAACGCCCGGCGTGTCGACAAACTCCAATCCACGGCGTAGGAAGGGAGAGGAGACCTCGACGTACACGGCCTTGATCTGCCG
This genomic stretch from Pirellulales bacterium harbors:
- a CDS encoding DUF6062 family protein; protein product: MADVRATAVSTESAPALQQYVRQKQAVGQSLRVLDEFLKRRGSESRRADCHELFVKLAEDRFTLAVVGQFKRGKSSLMNAIIGRELLPTGLLPLTSVVTILRFGPRDRVLLPSDRLSFDQELPISALRDYVTEEGNPGNQRQIKAVYVEVSSPFLRRGLEFVDTPGVGSAVGANTATTYQFLPHCDAVLFVTALDSPLTEAEVVLLRDLRQYVRKLFFVVNKCDLLQESDRATALEYLRGTLRSQILMDDFRIFPVSARAALAAKMDGPQQEPDAGGIGDLEAELGRFLAEDRSTTFLLAIVNHATRLLEAERRDMEQKLAIAPSNCSATRLMSKPEQRARHAVLRSRLEALREGILAGQPLAEAPAADPTGNGFDWVVPSVSQPELNVEKPAVHGCTVCDHLAKSLFDFFRHFQYQLATEESTQRLFAEDLGFCPLHTWQLATLSSTLGLSAGLPRLMQRLAAELAAAALEPEVSAIRVARLVARTASCRACCFVREAEKQYIARMADLLAQPEYRDRFRRSEGVCLRHLGVLVAVLPNQESSRFLLAQSAARFQEAAEDMLSYVIKREATRRALLNQNEQEANVRALTYIAGHHYLASSSLPDAEF